The DNA window GCCCCGCCGGCCACGACGTCACGTCAACACCATGTCGGTGTGGCCTTCCAACGTCTGGAGCAGGCGACCGTCGGCCGCATCCCAGATCCGCACCGTCCGATCCCCGCTGGCGGAGGCCAGCAGCCGCCGGCCCGACTCCTCCTGCCACGACGTCACCGCGACACCTCGTCGGTGTGGCCTTCCAACGTCCGGATCAGGCGACCGTCGGCCGCATCCCAGATCCGCACCGTCCGATCTCGCCGGCGGAGGCCAGCAGCCGCCGGCCCGGCCCCCTGCCACGACGTCACCGCCATCACCGGGCCGCTGTGGCCTGCCAATGTCCGGATCAGGCGGCCGTCGGCCGCATCCCAGATCCGCACCGTCCGATCCGTGCCGGCGGAGGCCAGCAGCCGCCGGCCCGACGCCTCCTGCCACGACGTCACCGCGTACACCGTGCCGGCGTGGCCTTCCAACGTCCGGATCAGGCGACCGTCGGCCGCATCCCAGATCCGCACCGTCCGATCCATGCGGCGGAGGCCAGCAGCCACCGGCCCGACTGCTCCTGCCACGACGTCACCGCCACCACCGGGCCGGTATGGCCCTCCAACGTCCCGACCAGGCGACCGTCGGCGCATCCCAGATCCGCACCGACCCGTCCAAGCTGGCGGAGGCCAGCAGCCGCCGCCCGACTCCTCCTCCCACGACGTCACCGCCCACACCGCGCCGGTATGGCCCTCCAACGTCCCGACCAGGCGACCGTCGGCCGCATCCCAGATCCGCACCGACCGCCGATCCGTGCTGGCGGAGGCCAGCAGCCGCCGGCCCGACTCCTCCTGCCACGACGTCACCGCCACACCGCGCCGGGTGTGGCCGGTCAGCAACTGCGGAGACACCACCGCCGGCGGCGGCGTGGCAGCACCGGCGGGAGCCTGCCCGACGTGTGCGTCCGACTCCGCGGTCGCTGCCTCACCCTGGCCAATCCGGCCACTCAACGCCCCGACACTGGTCGCGGGCACAGGTTTCGGGGTCGTTTCCAGCGGCAACCCGCCCACCCGGCACGGCAGGCAACCCCGCCAACCCTGCAGCACCATCCGGCAGGGTCCACAACCGCACCGTCCGGTCATGACTGGCGGAGGCCAGCATCCGCCGGCCCGGCCCCGCCGGCCACGACGTCACCCCCGCACCGCGCGGTGTGGCCTTCCAACGTCCGGAGCAGGCGGCCGTTGGCCGCATCCCAGATCCGCACCGTCCGATCCCCGCTGGTGGAGGCCAGCAGCCGCCGGCCCGACGCCTCCTGCCACGACGTCACCGCCCACACCGGGTCGGTGTGGCCTTCCAACGTCCGGAGCAGGCTACCGTCGGCCGCATCCCAGATCCGCACCGTCTCGTCGTCGCTGGCGGAGGCCAGCAGCCGCCGGCCCGACGCCTCCTGCCACGACGTCACCGCCGACACCGGGCCGGTGTGGCCTGCCAACGTCTGGAGCAGGCGGCCGTCGGCCGCATCCCAGATCCGCACCGTCTCGTCGTCGCTGGCGGAGGCCAGCAGCCGCCGGCCCGACTCGTCCTGCCACGACGTCACCGCCAACACCTCGTCGGTGTGGCCTGCCAACGTCTGGAGCAGGCGGCCGTCGGCCGCATCCCAGATCCGCACCGTCTCGTCCCCGCTGGCGGAGGCCAGCAGCCGCTGGCCCGACTCCTCCTGCCACGACGTCACCGCCAACACCGGGCCGGTGTGGCCTGCCAACGTCCCGATCAGGCGACCGTCGGCCGCATCCCAGATCCGCACCGTCCCATCCGTGCCGGCGGAGGCCAGCAGCCGCCGGCCCGACTCCTCCTGCCACGACGTCACCGCCCGCACCGGGCCGGTGTGGTCTTCCAACGTCCGGATCAGGCGACCGTCGGCCGCATCCCAGATCCGCACCGTCCGATCCATGCCGGCGGAGGCCAGCAGCCGCCGGCCCGACTCCTCCTGCCACGACGTCACCGCCCGCACCCACTCGGTGTGGCCGGTCAGCAGCCGCGGGACACCGCCGGCGGCGTGGCAGCACCGGCGGGAGCCTGCCCGACGTGCGCGTCCGACTCCGCGGTCGCTGCCTCACCCTGGCCAATCCGGCCACTCAACGCCCCGACACTGGTCGCGGACACGGGTGCGGGGTTGTTTCCAGCGGCAGCCCGCCCACCCGGCACGGCAGGCAACCCCGCCAACCCTGCAGCACCATCCGGCAGGGTCCACAACCGCACCGTCCGGTCATGACTGGCGGAGGCCAGCATCCGCCGGCCCGGCCCCGCCGGCCACGACGTCACCCCCCGCACCGCGCGGGTGTGGCCTTCCAACGTCCGGAGCAGGCGGCCGTTGGCCGCATCCCAGATCCGCACCGTCCGATCCCCGCTGGTGGAGGCCAGCAGCCGCCGGCCCGCCCCCTCCTGCCACGACGTCACCGCCCACACCGGGTCGGTGTGGCCTTCCAACGTCCGGAGCAGGCTACCGTCGGCCGCATCCCAGATCCGCACCGTCTCGTCGTCGCTGGCAGAGGCCAGCAGCCGCCGGCCCGACGCCTCCTGCCACGACGTCACCGCCGACACCGGGCCGGTGTGGCCTGCCAACGTCTGGAGCAGGCGGCCGT is part of the Micromonospora olivasterospora genome and encodes:
- a CDS encoding WD40 repeat domain-containing protein is translated as MTSWQEESGRRLLASAGMDRTVRIWDAADGRLIRTLEDHTGPVRAVTSWQEESGRRLLASAGTDGTVRIWDAADGRLIGTLAGHTGPVLAVTSWQEESGQRLLASASGDETVRIWDAADGRLLQTLAGHTDEVLAVTSWQDESGRRLLASASDDETVRIWDAADGRLLQTLAGHTGPVSAVTSWQEASGRRLLASASDDETVRIWDAADGSLLRTLEGHTDPVWAVTSWQEASGRRLLASTSGDRTVRIWDAANGRLLRTLEGHTARCGGDVVAGGAGPADAGLRQS